GTCGCGAGCATTACCAAACTCCCGGCTTATGTCTTGCGCTTTTGGGAGTCAGAGTTTAGTTTTCTTCGCCCCCGAAAAAGCCAGGGGCGTCATCGAGTGTATTCGCAAGCCGATATTGAAACGGTGATAGAGATCAAGCGAATGCTGTATGAAGAGGGCTATACCATCGCCGGATTGAAGCGGTACTGGTACCGTCGAAAGCGAACATCGACCAACTCAACTCTCAGTGGCGAACGAGTCAAGAAGGCGAAGACGGAATTGAAGAATATTTTGAAGTTACTCGATGGGCATTAAATAAAGAACGTACACGAATGGACGTCGGGGCGTGGCGCAGCCCGGTAGCGCACTCGCTTGGGGTGCGAGAGGTCGGCCGTTCAAATCGGCTCGCCCCGACCAGTCATCACATTTAGCGTGAAGGCATATTTCCTGATGGCGGGTTACGTTTGGATATCGTCTTCGATCAGTTCTTCGCTTTCCGGCATCCCATAGGCGACAAACTTCGCGTACGATAAATAAATTCCACTACTGTCCTGCATGGCCCGCGTCCCAGCCTTCATCCGCTCTAATTTCGTCTTGTTGGCGTCAGGCGTTGCTTGCAGCGTAGCGACGTATTCATTCAGGACGGTCGTATAGTGTTGCATGGCTTT
The genomic region above belongs to Nitrospirales bacterium and contains:
- a CDS encoding MerR family transcriptional regulator, translating into MKTPSVTAFMKVETKQPEKTSYKIGEVASITKLPAYVLRFWESEFSFLRPRKSQGRHRVYSQADIETVIEIKRMLYEEGYTIAGLKRYWYRRKRTSTNSTLSGERVKKAKTELKNILKLLDGH